A window of the Ferviditalea candida genome harbors these coding sequences:
- a CDS encoding HD domain-containing protein — MNIIDKAIQTATIAHANQTRKSSDLPYITHVYGVGILLAQHGCSPEEIAAGILHDTVEDTDLTLEDIKKDFGEQVAAIVEGCSEPGKSLSWEKRKEHTLEFLKHASDEIRHVACADKLHNIRSMREDYSNLGESLWTRFKRGKEQQAWYYSGLVISLSVGAPFPMLDELKVEVERLFG; from the coding sequence ATGAACATCATTGACAAAGCCATTCAAACCGCAACCATCGCACATGCCAACCAAACCCGGAAAAGTTCCGACTTGCCGTATATCACTCACGTTTATGGCGTAGGCATCCTGCTAGCTCAGCATGGCTGCAGCCCAGAAGAGATCGCAGCCGGCATTCTGCACGATACGGTGGAGGATACGGACTTGACCTTGGAAGACATAAAAAAAGATTTTGGCGAGCAGGTGGCTGCGATCGTCGAAGGCTGCTCAGAGCCTGGCAAAAGCTTGTCTTGGGAGAAACGGAAAGAGCACACTTTGGAATTTCTCAAGCATGCGTCGGACGAGATCCGCCATGTGGCGTGCGCGGACAAGCTTCATAACATACGTTCCATGCGTGAGGATTACAGCAATCTCGGCGAATCCCTATGGACCCGGTTCAAGCGGGGGAAAGAGCAGCAAGCCTGGTATTATAGCGGGCTTGTAATAAGTCTGTCTGTCGGCGCGCCTTTCCCCATGCTGGATGAACTCAAGGTTGAGGTTGAGCGTTTGTTTGGATGA
- a CDS encoding ADP-ribosylglycohydrolase family protein, translating into MDNLVRYEGCLIGLAAGDAVGTTLEFKTAGSFKPIQDMVGGGPFQLEPGQWTDDTSMAMCLAESLVECRGFNAKDQMNRYVKYYRNGYWSAKDYCFDIGNTVSQALQCFERTGDPYAGSTDPKSAGNGSIMRLAPIPMFYLKDPVHAIDYAAKSSRTTHGTEEAVDACIYLSKLIINALNGMPKNGLLADHSREIESQIQRTLSPAIKKVSQGSFKELQPPAIQGSGYVVKSLEAALWAFHSTETYKEGLLKAVNLGDDADTTGAVYGQLAGAYYGLSGIPESWVEKIHRRSEIEQLADALYQLSQNE; encoded by the coding sequence TTGGATAATCTCGTTCGTTATGAAGGTTGCCTCATCGGTCTAGCAGCCGGAGATGCCGTGGGCACAACGCTTGAGTTCAAAACGGCTGGCAGCTTTAAACCCATTCAAGATATGGTCGGCGGTGGACCTTTTCAATTGGAGCCCGGTCAGTGGACGGACGATACGTCGATGGCTATGTGTTTGGCGGAAAGTCTTGTGGAATGCCGAGGATTCAATGCAAAGGATCAAATGAACCGCTACGTGAAATATTATCGAAATGGTTATTGGAGCGCCAAGGATTATTGTTTCGATATCGGCAATACGGTTTCGCAAGCGCTGCAGTGTTTTGAACGAACGGGTGATCCTTATGCCGGTTCAACCGATCCAAAGTCAGCCGGAAACGGGTCCATTATGCGGCTGGCGCCGATCCCAATGTTTTACTTGAAAGATCCTGTCCATGCCATAGATTATGCCGCCAAAAGCTCTCGTACAACACACGGTACCGAAGAAGCTGTCGATGCTTGTATTTATTTATCTAAATTAATAATTAATGCTCTAAATGGAATGCCGAAGAATGGGCTTCTGGCTGATCACAGCCGGGAAATCGAATCCCAAATCCAACGGACCTTAAGCCCTGCAATTAAAAAGGTCAGCCAAGGCAGTTTTAAAGAGCTGCAGCCGCCCGCAATCCAGGGTTCCGGTTATGTCGTGAAGTCTTTGGAAGCAGCCCTTTGGGCTTTTCATTCAACAGAGACGTATAAGGAGGGACTGCTGAAAGCAGTCAATCTCGGAGACGATGCCGATACGACCGGAGCCGTCTATGGTCAGCTGGCCGGCGCTTACTACGGACTAAGCGGCATTCCGGAATCCTGGGTGGAGAAAATCCATCGCCGTTCCGAAATTGAGCAGCTGGCAGATGCTCTGTATCAGCTTTCACAAAATGAATAA